In Castanea sativa cultivar Marrone di Chiusa Pesio chromosome 6, ASM4071231v1, a single window of DNA contains:
- the LOC142639556 gene encoding uncharacterized protein LOC142639556, which translates to MWRSDSSVSSRTGCPPDIVNKEDLTVGESEYPDFRKWNILKISTKSVYDLNWTEKSIFSEYRARTVEQTFSISKTHEKCCLFSKKNINEFLSKKNLKYLHIGLVQVAIKPLTRKGVDASMLMCLRDARFKKFNDSILGMITASLYDGPVYFDCYPDLALALDDPNIIKALTLNILTSGYDMDDGNRPFTLIYRIFYRLLDSQLTPRSRGRDPAGKTMLIQCSTPDAKIQVPKMIQWEDITLPREWTLEQVAPPVKLVFDKLDLTKIAQYTDGTVKIFFDDTKCFPTNKPLRINVGRKSFARFESFVERNTDVDEFLKNNFEPLDLKLKGVASNNSQLESEEQVSPTASVASVNHNPIDPLQDSQDPYSGYNLEKSDRYKTAFTTPFGHYEWNVMPFGLKNAPSEFQNIMNEIFNPFSSHAIVYIDDVLIFSKSLEQHQKYLRAFLHTIKLNGLVVSAPKIKLFQTRVRFLGFDIHHGVIKPIDSAIQFADKFPDEILDKTQL; encoded by the exons ATGTGGAGAtccgactcctctgttagctctaggactggttgtcctcctgatattgtaaataaagaagacctcactgttggagaaagtgagtacccagattttagaaaatggaatattcttaagatttctactaaatctgtttatgatcttaactggactgaaaaaagtattttctctgaatatagagctagaactgttgaacaaaccttttctatttctaaaactcatgaaaaatgttgtttattttccaagaaaaatattaatgagtttttatccaagaaaaatcttaaatatttacacattggtttggttcaagttgctattaaacctttaacaagaaaaggagTTGATGCTTCTatgcttatgtgtttacgtgatgctagatttaagaaatttaatgatagcattcttggcatgattactgcttctttgtatgatggtcctgtttactttgattgttatcctgatcttgctcttgctcttgatgatcctaatattattaaagccttaactttgaatatattgacttctggttatgatatggatgatggtaatagaccttttactcttatttaccgaattttttatagattgcttgattcccagctaactcctcggtctagaggacgtgatcctgctggaaaaactatgttgattcaatgttccacccctgatgctaaaatccaagtccctaaaatgattcaatgggaagatattactcttcccagagaatggactttggaacaagtgGCACCTCCtgttaaacttgtttttgataaacttgatcttactaaaattgcacaatatactgatggaactgttaaaatattttttgatgataccaaatgttttcctactAACAAACCTTTGAGAATCAATGTAGGAAGAAAGTCCTTTGCTAGATTTGAAAGCTTTGTTGAAAGAAATACTGATGTTgatgagtttttaaaaaataattttgaaccacttgatttaaagttaaaaggagttgctagcaacaattcccag CTAGAATCAGAAGAACAGGTTTCTCCTACTGCTTCAGTAGCATCAGTTAATCACAATCCAATTGATCCTCTTCAGGATTCCCAAGATCCATATAGTGGGTATAATTTGGAAA AGTCTGATAGGTATAAGACAGCCTTCACCACACCCTTTGGACATTACGAATGGAATGTAATGCCCTTTGGCCTAAAAAATGCACCTtctgaattccaaaatatcatgaatgagatCTTTAATCCTTTCTCTAGCCATGCAATTGTGTACATCGATGATGTACTCATCTTTTCAAAATCTTTGGAACAACATCAGAAATATCTAAGAGCATTCCTCCATACTATCAAGCTCAATGGTCTTGTTGTTTCAGCCCCCAagatcaaacttttccaaactaGAGTTCGTTTCTTAGGTTTTGATATTCATCATGGTGTTATAAAACCCATAGATAGTGCTATCCAGTTTGCGGATAAGTTTCCAGATGAAATCCTAGATAAAACCCAGCTTTAG